A window of Numenius arquata chromosome 6, bNumArq3.hap1.1, whole genome shotgun sequence contains these coding sequences:
- the ASCL2 gene encoding achaete-scute homolog 2: protein MNGGALPPLPPTAPRGRRRPASPELLRCKRRLAFAALPGTGAAAAAAVARRNERERNRVRLVNLGFAALRQHVPHGAASKKMSKVETLRSAVEYIRALQRLLDEHDAAAAFPDGRGRAAVGEGGGGGGYSSASPSFASSVPGSPCSSEESGYDAALSPEERELLDFTSWLGSY, encoded by the coding sequence ATGAACGGCGGGGCCTTGCCGCCactgccccccacagccccccgcggccgccggcggccCGCCTCCCCCGAGCTGCTGCGCTGCAAACGCCGCCTGGCCTTCGCCGCCCTGCCGGGcaccggagcggcggcggcggccgccgtggCCCGGCGTAACGAGCGGGAGCGCAACCGAGTCCGGCTGGTCAACCTGGGCTTCGCCGCCCTCCGCCAGCACGTCCCCCACGGCGCCGCCAGCAAGAAGATGAGCAAGGTGGAGACCCTCCGCTCCGCCGTCGAGTACATCCGCGCCTTGCAGCGGCTCCTCGACGAGCAcgacgccgccgccgccttccccgacggccgcgggcgggcggccgtcggggaaggaggaggcggcggcggctacTCCTCTGCTTCGCCCTCCTTCGCCTCCTCCGTGCCCGGCTCGCCTTGCTCCTCCGAGGAGAGCGGCTACGACGCGGCGCTCAGCCCCGAGGAGCGGGAGCTGCTGGACTTCACCAGCTGGCTCGGGAGCTACTGA